The nucleotide sequence CATCCATCTAAGCGACACATAAGCCGACTGCCTATAGATATCAACCACTGCATGTATTCGCATGTTCTGAAAAGTAGTTAAAAGCTAGATTTCAGTACCCGCTAATACCTGAACTTTGAATACTGGCAGAACGGATGGAGTTGGTAGCACCGAAAATGGCGGTGAGGGTGATAGCAGCTTTGGGTTTGCTGAGGTCGTTGGAAATTGTGTTGTAGCTGATTTTCTTGGTGCTGTACATGCTGGTTGACGACTCATCCTCGGATAACTTCTATGCTACTAAACCTCAGGCAACGGCTTCAGCTCCTTTATCTGTTTAATCAGATATGCCTTTTCATCGTTGAATTGTTCATCTTCGGAACGATCCGTATGGAAATTGGTCAGAAAATCAACCAATTTCGATTGGTTGCGCAGCAAGATATCTAGTATAGGTTTCGGCTTATTCGGATTAGCTACAAATACTTTGAAGACGTGGAAGGCCTCGAATTGTATATTACGGGACTTTTCTTTCAACATATTCATCATTAGCTTTAGGTTCTCCGGCTCCGATATATAACGGGTCATCACGGTGAAATTGTGCCGATCAAGTAATAGTTCCCCTAATAACTTCAGACTTTGCCGCCTAGTCACATAGTTTTCTGAGTTTAACAACCGTTGATAGTGCTGCGTGAAGAATTTGTCATAGTTGGCCTCGAGGAATTCAGCGCACAGCAACTTATGGCGTGTCAGCAATTCTTTGAAAGTTGAGAACGCATCTGAGGCAATATCGAAGGTAGACACCTCGACATAGCGGAAGAACTTGAAGAACTCATCTGAGTGTAGCATTATCTTAGCAAGTGCCTCATATCGAGCACACTCTCGCAACATCGTACCAGAGTTTAGTGCGATTTCTGGATGTGCATCTTCATAGCCGGCCATTAACGTAAACAGGATTTCCGGCTTAGTACAGATATACTCCACTGTAGGTGAACGTGTACTAATCTGTCTCCTAAGCACATTATTGAATATAAGCGCTACGTGCTTTTTACCTTCAAAATCGATGCGATGCAGATTCTGTATGAGCAGCAATAGTAGATTACTATTGTAAAGCTCTTGCGACAACTGGGCAACGACGTACTCAGCTGGTGGTTCTGAGTCACTGCTGCCATATAGCATATTTTTTATCGAAACAAGGTTTTTGCTAACATCTTCTTGTGCTTTTTCAGCTTTTCGATCACCACCCGTTTCGAGCGCATTGATTGCCTCCTTAAGTGACCGCACTAATTCGACGGGGGTCTTTTGTGATTTTCCAAACAAGGGCATTACGTTGGCACTTTACTCAATAGTTCACACCCGGTTTACCGCACACAACTACTATTGTCGTTAATTTTCTACTTTTGTAGTTCTTGGGTGTAGTTGAATAAAAGGAAAGTTTtcgattttacttttcttttgacTTTTCTCTTTAGCCGTCTCGTTCAGATATCTTAAGCGTTGCCAGTTTAACTCACGaacgtaaatattaaaatctacAAGAATGTGGGCTGCCATTTTCGAATATGAgtcattcatgtaaataaatttttcaacggAAATAAAGGGAGGGAAAGAAAATATGATTGGCGGATATGGCGGATTTATTTACAAACTATAAATTTGACAGGAATGGTAAACTAAATAgatacatttataaatatttttacactgcCACCTAAAGGCAAAGCCTCAAAGCTAAAATTTgaacaatatataaatatttacttgggatttaaaaaaaattatgtatgggGATTAGCCTTACACAATTCCACCCACTATGATCCTGTACTTAAATCGCACTCTGATTTGTAATTCACTTCACAATTACCCTGCGAATAAGGTAATTCGCAAAACAACCATTTTAATTCGCCAATTATTTTATCGGAACGTTATCGAATAACCTGTCAAACCAAAGCAAGAAAGGGAAACAAAGCGgagcaacaaataataataaaggcaaaaacagaaattgttcaaaaattattacgTCGAGAAGAGgttggctgttttttttttttttttttttttttgaaaacggaACAAATCAATAGATACAATCTTCGCTTCAAAAATCTAAGTTTTAACTTACTTTTTCTCTATCACCGATATTCACAGCAAATGATAGTAATAAAAAGCAAAGGAGAAGAACAAGAAGATGTGCTGCCAAGGTGAATTACGTATGCGGCGTGAAAACAAGGTAATTCGCGATTTACGCGCCGTGGGAACATAGCATAGTAAtagctgtgtttttttttacaaattaagcctgcacttaaaatttatattaaacaatAAGTACACAGTATAAATGAACGCGTATGAAATAGTTACGGATAAAATCAGTGCTTCCAAGTTGTGTTATGTAGCTTttatccaagaatgatagattacaagatgGGGGCCATCggaagaaatattttgaaagtattttGACTGTTACGCCATAGGTGATTTACCAGCGAGATGAGCGaacgaaatgaaaacaaaatgtgcGGTTAGTTGAATACAATCAGTCGATGTTCAGACCATGGATGACGCGTAGATCACTGGATGCAAAACTCTCTTATTTTATAAAAGATCGCACCCAGGAACTCGTTTGAGTACTTGGCAGCACTATCAAACAGATAAACAGCTGATAGACCATGGAGCGAGCTGTTAGGAATAGAGCGCTATAAATAATAGACGAAACCACTTCGTTTTTACATTAATGGAAAAGTTTCTACTTTAAATTCATCTTGtaaaaatacgagtatatgtattatACTCAAGTTGCCTTGCATTATTATTGCGAACCGTGAAACTTCGCGTGCCGACTGGCAGCAATAGCGAGCGAAGatgatatcaaaacaaaaacacgaatTCCCCGTGATGGCGAGACGGTACTCGTCAGAAACTACGAGTTGCCAAATCTAGAAATCACAATAGTTGTTAAGCAACAGTGATAGAAAGCACGAGAGCGTCTTgcgaattcgccgtgtcgtgAGAGCGGATTAATAAACAATCAAAAGGAAGGAGATTCCTTGTTTGTGAAGACGAAGAGTAGCTAAAGCAATGAAaccaaccaaacacaagaaattatacgcgcACGCACATACTTTCTTCCCACGATGTCTTCCGcaaaaaaacgcaaacaaactgcatttaaaGGCTTTGTATTAACTTCTGCTTTAATAATTTAACACGCAGTACTTcgtttttattagtttaaatctcgCAAATCACAAAACTACCAAACCATTCACAGGATTTTCATAAACACgtaatttttcctacttttgtttgttttgttcgtttgttttgtgtTGCAAAGGCAGCTACCGTCACACTTCTCAAAAACGCGAAAAATGAAGTAActgttttcttttccttttgttaGTTTGATTCGTTTGTTTTGCATTGTTGAGAAGCCTCACGTCACACTTGTCAAAATCGTGAAAAATAAGGTAACTGTTTTCGAAAGACACCACCTTCTGATTTTCTTCATGAGGTTAGGGTTAAATCACATTTTTTCCATCAAAAcgtatttcaataatttcaaggCCAAGTGAACGAGCTGATTACAATTATTGAAAGTAAATGTTCATGTTTCGCCTTAAAAAGATGCTACCACAATTAAACGAtaggtaaaattcagaaaaagagTGAAGTCTTGAATGAATATTTCGTCATATCgacagaattatttaaataaagatcacaatattcatatgtatgttaatataattttttccaaaaaacaaaattaataacaatttaCAAAccttattattaataaaaaattggcctctataatatttttacaaccttccgttttttttttcctttttctattaaattatttattagttgTAACACTTTAACTTTTGGTTTGTTTCCTTGATGAAGTCATCTTAAATAACACTAACTATCAAGTTCCGTGCGACATATGTCACGGCtgaggcgcattcattaaaggcgGTGGCAGTAGACcagcaacaatattttgtaagtttgattgtcacggcaaagtattggcaaagaagaaagcaaataataaattcGCTTTATCTCactctgagctgacagccactgcgaaagaaaacaaataaatcagctgagttACCGATACCGCctttaatagatttgccttggtcaaaagtttttaattctAATGATTTTGACAAGCAGTGTGCGCGATCAACTCGGAAGCGAAATCTTCAGCGTATAATTAGGACCTTAGAACGTCCTATCTTATAAAAAGTCCAGGAGAATTGAGTACtgaaggtggcgccattaaacAACAAGTTACTTTACTCTGACGTCAGCTcacttcgcaatacaaaacaaacaaaagtaggaaaaattacatgtttgtgaaaattcagtgaatggattGGTAGTTTTGTGATTtctgagatttaaactaatgaaaatgaagcaccgcgtgttaaattgttaaagcacaaatgaatataaagccttcaaatgcagtttgtttacgtttttatgtggaagacgccgtggctaagaagtatgtgtatgtgcatacaatttcttgtgtttggttgtttccattgctttcgcctactttaactcttccttttgtttgcttattatTCGTGGGCTCTTACGACACAGGAAATTCCCTCTTGGGTAGTGccagtaaatcagctgattgttatttttctttctgcatttgatggattagtattaatttgtgctttaacaatttaacacgcggtgCTTCATttgcattagtttgtttagttttaatctcacaaatcacaaaactaccaagccattcactgaattttcacaaacatgcagtttctcctacttttgtttgatttgttCATTTGTCTTGTATTGCGAAGTGCGCTAACATCAAAGCaaagtaattgttttttaatggcgccaccttcCGTACTCATCTCGACTTGGGTGGTGGCAGTAAATCAgctggttgtttttttttttgacgtgataacgtcttataattgaatgtagccggctgcacgcaccaaaaaactacgtcgttatcttgctcatacgtcgataccttgcttgaactgcaagcgagagcgcggaacgaacgacaaagagcacaatcggcccccgcgttcggcaacgttcgacatctggctctctcctacttaaatgagcatatatatgtatgtatatgcgcatttgttggtatataaattcacatacttgtatttgcatatgccttcttcctgtgtgcatggtaatgaaccatttctctgttgagaataggacgatgatagaaaaagtaggaaatgaaagggagtgtttcgagtgtaaagtgtctttgaaaaggcaaatcgatgatgttgcctcttagtgttgttgacttattaacgtctgatgcacaatcgaaattgaagatatctttcatgaatttcataaatgtttcgtcatttttcacatttgtGTAAATGAAAGgctgtgttcgtaaatgcaacatGACTTGCAGCATAAGCATCAGTGGCAACACTGCAAGTTTGACATTTGATActtcttatacaatttttgacaatttgcaaatacgtttgtttgcatttttgaacgcttataatactaaaatggaaattttgctgaatctaacactagacgaaatttgtgagcaaagaaaagatagattttctttaaatttaagaaaaagaaggctattgaagtcaaagagaaaaatgtttagtacaaatgtttgtctttaaaaagaaaaatacctaaaaacaaatcgtttattaaaacaataaagtcaTTTCCCGAGGACCTTTTCTATTCCCATTTCCGAATGAATTGGGCCACTTTTAAAGTAaggttttataagttttatgaaaattatattaataatttatagtttCACTTTAACAATTTGCTGTTGGCGGAGTCATTGAGTGCCTTGTACTATAAACTTCGTCGAAGTCCTCAAAATACCTCCAGGATGTAGCTTCTCTACCGGaagaattatttcttttcttaatgcGCTTGTACGTTACCAAGAGATTTAAGCATTTTCTCTGCGCTGTGGTGCTGTCCAGTCTTATATTGGGATTTACATTTGTAACTTCGGTCACAACTTTCTTccacaattcattttttttccttctacCCGATTTAAACTCGTCCTCCATATTCAACCGTACTCTCAACAATAACTGTCTCCGCATTACTgagattttcactaaaaatttaaaaataataatttatacaattattattaacataatttaactaaatttcaatacaaaaattaaaataaaacagttttgcttacttttcatcagacatcgtagttaaatgcagtaaacaatttttttatagaaattatgagtGACAACTGATAGAATTGTTGTCTTTTTGAACGCTTGATTATTGCAGTGCTGCAATATTGGCATTTCTGAACGTTCTGTTTGTTATGCAATTGTAGTTTGCGCGTCatgttgcatttacgaacacagcctaacttgatcaattccattgcgattccatttgcctccttctctatatccatacaaaatatctatcaaacaaataaaattaaaattttgttatgaaaattgcaaccaatacatcagtattttcttatgacgttgtcacgttaaactatcgtcagtaaatcaactttacagacaacctatttttttcctttcctcgTGTCCGTGTGAATGCCAGTACCAAGGCGATTCTAtgtattaaaggtggtgttgctaaatcagctgatttgttttttttttctttctttcgttgtgtccatgtagctgtcagcacagaataaaacaaggcgaattcattctttgttttctacttttccaatactttgcccTGACAATCatacgtacaaaacattgttgttggtttagTGCCACCAACAAACGCTGAGCAGTTAGCCATAGATATAACCAGTTAGCTGCGCAAGAATGTAATAAAAGTCTATTAGTATTTATTTTGGTAtgacaaatttatttactttttttgttatatttcaatgaactttttcaattatattcatattcatgaTCATTATAACATATAATACGATAAAATatggtttatattttattttatattagttaatttaattgttatttCCAATAATGTAGAGAAATATTgcgaaactttttgtttttatatataggtatataagtatatttgtatgtatatgtttatgtgTAAAGGTATATGAATGTGATTGTAGATATAATGcgcataaattatttttcactttactttatcatagattataatatttttgcgtATAATAATTAGATATTAATGCGGTATTCTATTGGTTGCATATTTATAAGAGTTAAGATTAAGACGTTATTCTAAATTCTAAtagtatatattaataaaaataatcgctTTCATATCTCATTTACCACATATCAATGCTTTTGATTTTTCCTAtgattacaaaataatttttgaaaaacgtaTTCGTTATtggattatataaatatgtttatcaATTTGATTTGAGCATTACGCACGCCaataatacacacatacataaatatgctgATTTCTAAGACTTCTTACACATTGCTTGTCTGACAGTTGCtttttgtatgtaagtatgtatatgttttatatccatataatttttttttcactgtcaaTTAAAATACATTGTAGTGTTggtcaaaagtttaatatactcgtatgctgCTATATTagattaatatttgtatttctttaCTTTGACTTACTATACtcatttggttttttgctttagtAGTTCCGCCTACAGCGTCTTAAACTTATAACTTAAATTTGACATTTGTtgacattatttttaaatttaacagacTTTACttattaaacaacaaaaaaataaaaataaatagtgcGGAGGagattattaaaaattgaatgTGTAGAATTCGCATTCCTTATTCTCCATTCCGTCTCTACTTcataattgtacaaaaatatataaaactgaaTGTGGAACacaaatttatacatatgtatgtatatgtatgtaactatatcagtatatgtatattataatattatcgtTGATCATTTTCGTGTTCAAATTTCTTTGTCCCTTATTtctacatatactcgtacatatatttttctttcttctccaatAATGCATGCTAAATTAACGCGCTCTACTTCTCAACTTCTTCCTACAATCGCCCTAAGCTTAGAGGTATGCTTCCAACTagtataaatatgcatacacagacttacatatttaaaaatatctttgggtatttttttatcaatttcactCAAATCAAAATCCGAAAAacacatgtaaaaaaaatagttaaaacaagGAAAGTGAATTAAGGGTGGCATCAGGCTGGGCTATTAGCACAAGGATTGGCCAAAGTATGTCACGAGCATCAATTACAGAAGGCATTGGGTGCAGAGAGTTTACATATGCTATGCAGCGTGTGAAATCACGCGCTGGTCAAGTATGGAACTATTGTGGGCTCTAATACATATAATGGGTGCTCCAAAAAAGACGCGCCTAAATATTGTTTTGAAACaaga is from Anastrepha ludens isolate Willacy chromosome 4, idAnaLude1.1, whole genome shotgun sequence and encodes:
- the LOC128861477 gene encoding protein Mo25 gives rise to the protein MPLFGKSQKTPVELVRSLKEAINALETGGDRKAEKAQEDVSKNLVSIKNMLYGSSDSEPPAEYVVAQLSQELYNSNLLLLLIQNLHRIDFEGKKHVALIFNNVLRRQISTRSPTVEYICTKPEILFTLMAGYEDAHPEIALNSGTMLRECARYEALAKIMLHSDEFFKFFRYVEVSTFDIASDAFSTFKELLTRHKLLCAEFLEANYDKFFTQHYQRLLNSENYVTRRQSLKLLGELLLDRHNFTVMTRYISEPENLKLMMNMLKEKSRNIQFEAFHVFKVFVANPNKPKPILDILLRNQSKLVDFLTNFHTDRSEDEQFNDEKAYLIKQIKELKPLPEV